One Chitinophagales bacterium genomic window carries:
- the thrS gene encoding threonine--tRNA ligase has translation MINITFPDGSVRQYPPGTTALDIAKSISNSLAKKVLAAEVNGEVWDATRPMFQDARLKLLTWDDEGGRYAFWHSSAHLMAEALEALYPGVKFGIGPPVENGFYYDVDLGGRQISEKDLEVLEQKMRELAARKSPYIRKEIPKAEAIAYFKEKEDPYKLELLEELKDGEITFYQQGNFVDLCRGPHLPDTSPIKAIKLLSVAGAYWRGDEKRKQLTRIYGVTFPKQELLDEFLHMQEEARKRDHRKLGKELEIFTFDDDVGSGLPLWLPNGAFLIEQLESLAKKTEEKAGYQRVRTPHIAKESLYITSGHLPYYKDSMFPPMEIDGYKYYLKAMNCPHHHKIFASTPKSYRDLPVRLAEYGTCYRYEKSGELFGLMRVRSLQMNDAHIYCRRDQFEEEFQAVNDMYLRYFRIFGIEKYLMRFSTHDPAKLGQKYVNEPELWLESEKMVRDVLNRSGIPYKEVRDEAAFYGPKIDVQVWSAIGREFTLATNQVDFAQALRFNLTYTNAENKPEHPIIIHRAPLGTHERFIGFLIEHYAGNFPLWLAPVQATILPISDKYMTYAKEVFGLIKKYDIRCIIDERNEKIGKKIRDAEMKKIPYMLIVGEKEQDSGTISVRKHGEGDKGQLRPEQFAESVRNEVKAALD, from the coding sequence ATGATTAATATAACGTTCCCGGACGGCTCCGTGCGCCAATATCCACCGGGCACTACCGCTCTTGACATCGCAAAATCCATAAGCAACAGTTTGGCAAAGAAGGTACTGGCTGCAGAGGTTAACGGAGAAGTATGGGATGCAACACGCCCTATGTTTCAGGATGCACGGCTCAAACTGCTCACCTGGGATGATGAAGGTGGACGGTATGCCTTCTGGCATTCTTCAGCTCATTTAATGGCTGAGGCATTGGAGGCACTATATCCGGGAGTAAAATTCGGCATAGGTCCTCCGGTGGAAAATGGCTTTTATTACGATGTGGATTTAGGAGGCCGCCAGATTTCAGAAAAAGACCTGGAGGTGCTCGAACAGAAAATGAGAGAACTGGCAGCCAGGAAAAGCCCTTATATACGAAAAGAAATACCGAAAGCCGAAGCAATTGCCTATTTCAAAGAGAAAGAAGACCCCTATAAGCTTGAGCTTTTGGAAGAACTCAAAGACGGGGAAATTACATTCTATCAGCAGGGTAACTTTGTGGACCTGTGCCGCGGCCCTCATTTGCCTGACACTTCACCTATTAAGGCCATAAAGCTGCTGTCCGTTGCCGGGGCTTACTGGCGCGGAGATGAAAAAAGAAAACAGCTCACCCGTATTTACGGAGTTACATTCCCCAAGCAGGAGTTGCTGGATGAGTTTCTGCACATGCAGGAGGAAGCCAGGAAACGTGACCATCGCAAGCTTGGCAAAGAGCTGGAGATATTTACATTTGACGATGACGTGGGGAGCGGCCTGCCTCTGTGGCTACCCAATGGTGCGTTTCTGATAGAACAGTTGGAAAGTCTGGCAAAAAAAACTGAAGAAAAGGCGGGTTATCAGCGTGTGCGCACACCGCATATCGCCAAAGAATCGCTCTACATCACCAGCGGGCATCTGCCCTATTATAAAGACAGCATGTTCCCTCCGATGGAAATAGATGGCTACAAGTATTACCTCAAGGCCATGAATTGCCCACACCACCACAAAATTTTTGCTAGCACCCCCAAAAGCTATAGAGATCTTCCGGTAAGACTGGCTGAATATGGGACGTGCTACCGTTACGAAAAATCCGGAGAGCTGTTTGGACTGATGCGTGTGCGTTCACTGCAAATGAATGATGCGCATATTTACTGCAGACGTGACCAGTTTGAAGAAGAATTCCAGGCAGTAAACGATATGTATCTGAGGTATTTTCGCATATTCGGAATAGAAAAATATCTGATGCGATTTTCCACCCATGACCCAGCCAAGCTTGGTCAGAAATATGTCAACGAACCCGAATTGTGGCTGGAATCAGAAAAAATGGTTCGGGATGTACTGAACCGCTCCGGTATTCCCTACAAAGAAGTTCGGGATGAAGCAGCATTTTACGGGCCTAAAATAGATGTGCAGGTATGGAGCGCTATCGGCAGAGAGTTTACGCTGGCCACCAATCAGGTAGACTTTGCCCAGGCTCTGCGTTTTAATCTTACCTATACCAATGCCGAAAACAAGCCTGAACATCCCATTATTATTCACCGCGCACCGTTAGGCACTCACGAGCGTTTTATCGGGTTCCTTATTGAGCACTATGCAGGGAATTTTCCACTGTGGCTGGCGCCTGTACAGGCTACAATTCTACCTATCTCCGATAAATACATGACCTATGCAAAAGAGGTGTTCGGCTTAATTAAAAAGTACGATATTCGCTGTATCATAGATGAACGTAATGAGAAGATCGGAAAAAAAATCCGAGACGCAGAAATGAAGAAAATTCCCTACATGCTCATCGTAGGAGAAAAAGAACAAGACTCCGGCACCATATCAGTCAGAAAACACGGAGAAGGCGATAAGGGTCAGCTCCGACCCGAACAATTTGCCGAAAGCGTGCGTAATGAAGTAAAAGCAGCACTTGATTAA
- a CDS encoding multidrug resistance protein, whose product MNISSISINRPVLATVISIVIVLFGAVGFSYLGVREYPSVDPPIVTVTTNYTGANADIIESQITEPLEESINGIAGIASLTSTSSDGRSTIRVEFELGMDMDAAANDVRDRVSRAVRNLPPDADPPIIVKSDANAETILSITVSSDKRTLLQLTDIGINIFKERLQTIPGVSEIRIWGEKKYAMRLEMDPLKIAAYGLTPLDVRNALLAQNVELPSGRIEGYEKEMVVRTFGRLTTEEDFNNMIIAEKNNTLIRFRDIGQARLAPENERTLLRGDGGVPMIGVALTPQPGANYIDIVDEAYKRVNQIKKELPEDIRLGVALDTTVTIRKAIKEVEETILIAFLLVVLVIFLFLRDWRTTLIPVVAIPISLIGSFFIMYLAGFSINILTLLAIVLATGIVVDDAIVVMENIYSKIEKGMSPMEAAHQGSAEIIFAIISTTITLVAVFLPIIFLEGLTGRLFREFGIVVAGAVIISAVVSLTLTPMMSSRLLRHKTRPGRFYQASEQFFNAMVNGYQNALRRFMQYRWIALLIMLVSGFIIYLMMQLLPRELAPMEDKSRLRIMCTAPEGTSFEKMDAFTMELVKLTDTLPEKESLLSVTSPGFGASVSTNTSFIRLTLVPPDQRTKSQEQLARELNTRLRQYNFARAFVVQDQTIATGGGLRGLPVQYVLQAPNLDKLRATLPAFLEEARKSPVFEAIDYDLRFNKPELKLQIHREKAREMGVEVRDIAETLQLLFSGQRFGFFILNGKQYQVIGQAGRENRNEIQDIAAVTVRNKQGIPVRLDNLVTMEEESSPPQLYRYNRYVSATISAQPAKGYTLGQGIEEMDRIADKLLDETFSTSLAGTSKDFAESSSTLLFAFLFALILIFLALSAQFESFLDPLTIMLTVPLALAGALLTLWIFGHSLNIFSQIGIIVLIGIVTKNGILIVEFANQRQLRGLSVTDAAMEAAAQRFRPIVMTSLSTTLGAVPIAFALGGAATSRIPMGVAIIGGILFSLGLTLFVIPALYVYVEQFSKWLKKALWHLSRSCIGCHTSFSRSENVTPAIGAIHILPASSNSPNAHI is encoded by the coding sequence ATGAATATTTCCTCCATATCTATTAACCGCCCGGTATTGGCCACGGTGATATCCATCGTTATTGTTTTATTCGGAGCTGTAGGCTTTTCCTACCTGGGAGTGCGCGAATATCCCAGCGTGGACCCTCCTATCGTAACGGTTACTACCAACTACACAGGCGCCAACGCGGACATTATTGAATCCCAGATTACAGAGCCCCTTGAAGAATCTATTAACGGCATTGCAGGTATCGCCTCACTCACTTCCACAAGCAGTGACGGCCGCAGCACCATCAGAGTTGAATTTGAACTAGGTATGGATATGGATGCAGCGGCCAATGACGTACGCGACCGGGTATCGCGTGCTGTGCGCAACTTGCCTCCTGACGCTGACCCTCCCATTATTGTAAAGTCAGACGCCAATGCCGAAACCATCCTTTCTATAACTGTAAGCAGTGATAAGCGCACTCTGTTGCAACTGACCGATATCGGCATCAACATTTTTAAGGAACGGCTACAAACCATTCCGGGAGTCAGCGAAATAAGAATATGGGGGGAAAAGAAATATGCCATGCGGCTGGAGATGGATCCCCTTAAAATTGCAGCATATGGTCTCACCCCTCTGGACGTCCGCAATGCTTTGTTAGCCCAAAACGTGGAGCTTCCATCAGGCCGTATTGAGGGATATGAAAAAGAAATGGTCGTTCGCACCTTTGGTCGTCTGACCACGGAGGAGGATTTCAATAACATGATTATTGCTGAAAAAAATAATACGCTGATTCGTTTTCGCGATATCGGACAAGCCAGATTGGCTCCCGAAAACGAACGTACCCTCCTGCGGGGTGATGGCGGAGTGCCCATGATTGGGGTAGCGCTGACTCCTCAACCGGGAGCCAATTATATTGACATAGTGGATGAAGCCTACAAACGCGTCAATCAGATTAAAAAAGAATTACCCGAAGATATTCGCCTCGGTGTCGCCCTGGACACTACCGTTACCATTCGTAAAGCCATTAAAGAAGTAGAAGAAACCATCCTTATTGCCTTCCTTCTGGTAGTGCTGGTAATCTTCCTGTTTCTGCGCGACTGGCGTACAACACTCATACCGGTAGTGGCAATCCCTATTTCGCTAATCGGGTCCTTTTTCATCATGTATCTAGCAGGATTTTCCATTAATATTCTTACCCTGTTGGCAATAGTGCTTGCCACCGGCATTGTGGTGGATGATGCCATCGTTGTTATGGAGAATATTTATTCCAAAATTGAAAAAGGCATGTCTCCCATGGAAGCCGCACATCAGGGTTCGGCTGAAATCATTTTTGCCATTATATCCACAACTATCACACTTGTGGCGGTTTTTCTGCCTATTATTTTTCTGGAGGGGCTCACAGGGCGCTTATTTCGTGAGTTCGGTATTGTAGTGGCCGGAGCCGTTATTATTTCGGCTGTGGTATCCCTCACGCTAACCCCCATGATGAGTTCACGATTGCTCCGTCATAAAACCCGTCCAGGTCGGTTTTACCAGGCCTCTGAACAATTTTTCAATGCCATGGTCAATGGTTATCAAAACGCACTCAGGCGGTTCATGCAATACCGCTGGATTGCCCTCCTCATTATGCTGGTTTCCGGGTTTATCATCTATTTGATGATGCAGCTGCTGCCACGCGAACTGGCTCCGATGGAAGACAAAAGTCGCTTGCGCATCATGTGTACGGCACCGGAAGGCACCTCTTTTGAAAAGATGGATGCATTTACCATGGAGCTGGTAAAGCTCACCGATACCCTGCCGGAAAAAGAATCCTTACTCAGTGTAACCTCTCCCGGTTTTGGTGCTTCAGTTTCAACCAATACAAGTTTTATCCGCCTTACCCTGGTGCCTCCTGACCAACGCACTAAAAGCCAGGAGCAGCTTGCCCGCGAATTAAACACCAGGCTGCGGCAATACAACTTTGCACGGGCTTTTGTAGTACAGGACCAAACCATTGCTACCGGAGGCGGACTCCGCGGACTGCCGGTACAATATGTACTTCAGGCACCCAACCTGGATAAGTTGCGCGCTACATTGCCGGCTTTTCTGGAAGAAGCGCGCAAAAGTCCGGTATTTGAAGCCATTGATTACGACCTCAGATTCAACAAGCCTGAACTCAAACTGCAGATCCATCGCGAAAAAGCACGCGAAATGGGCGTTGAAGTACGCGACATTGCCGAAACACTTCAACTGCTCTTTAGCGGACAACGCTTCGGTTTTTTTATCCTAAACGGGAAACAATATCAAGTCATTGGTCAGGCTGGGCGCGAAAACCGCAACGAGATTCAGGACATTGCTGCGGTGACGGTAAGAAACAAACAGGGCATACCCGTCAGACTGGACAACCTCGTTACCATGGAGGAAGAAAGCAGCCCTCCGCAGCTCTATCGTTACAATCGTTATGTGTCGGCCACAATATCCGCACAGCCCGCAAAGGGATATACACTTGGTCAGGGTATTGAGGAAATGGACCGCATTGCCGATAAATTGCTGGATGAAACCTTCTCTACCAGTCTTGCCGGCACGTCAAAAGACTTTGCCGAAAGTTCCAGTACACTGCTCTTTGCGTTTTTGTTTGCCCTTATCCTCATTTTCCTTGCTCTATCGGCACAGTTTGAAAGCTTTCTTGACCCCCTTACCATTATGCTTACGGTGCCACTGGCGCTTGCAGGTGCCTTGCTTACTCTCTGGATATTCGGACATTCCCTGAATATCTTCAGTCAGATTGGTATTATCGTGCTTATCGGCATTGTTACGAAAAACGGTATCCTGATTGTTGAGTTTGCTAACCAACGACAACTGCGTGGATTAAGTGTAACCGATGCAGCAATGGAAGCCGCGGCACAGCGTTTTCGTCCCATCGTCATGACAAGCCTCTCCACCACACTGGGAGCCGTGCCGATTGCTTTCGCGCTGGGTGGGGCAGCTACCAGCCGCATACCCATGGGAGTAGCAATCATAGGTGGCATTTTATTTTCTCTTGGACTCACCCTTTTTGTTATCCCTGCTCTCTACGTTTATGTAGAACAATTCAGTAAATGGTTGAAAAAAGCTCTTTGGCACCTCAGCCGGTCCTGCATCGGGTGTCATACATCCTTCTCCCGCAGCGAAAATGTTACTCCTGCCATTGGTGCTATCCATATTTTGCCAGCCAGCAGCAACAGCCCAAATGCTCACATTTGA
- the feoB gene encoding ferrous iron transport protein B, translated as MNIALIGNPNAGKSSVFNHLTGLRQKTGNFPGVTVDKHTGKIVLPDGTKATVIDFPGTYSLYPNSSDERIVVETLCNPQDLHYPDVVIYVADATHLERHLLLCSQLIDLRIPVVLALTMTDLALRNTAKLNKEKLGKSLGIPVVMVNGRTGSGIRDLIANLPDLRCSDKQFYIPNAAEQAIIQAIQPLTASDNPYLNLLIAHHYRHLHFISPAKKKGIEQALAQYTFNSIAAQVKETMARYDKITALLDKVYSLPPATHPTPTERIDRLLTHKVLGSIIFLGILFLVFQAIFAWASYPMEWIDEGFSKLSIAAGNHLPPSFASRLLVDGIIPGIAGICIFIPQIIMLFLLIAILEDIGYMSRAIFLSDKLMRKFGLNGRSIVALFSGLACAVPAIMATRTITSYKERLITIMVTPLMSCSARIPVFVMLIALVVPADALIGPFNVQGLVMLGLYLLGATAALMSAWIMHKILATEEAGFLVMELPTYKAPHWKNIALTVFEKVKVFVTEAGKIIIVISVLLWFLASYGPGDAMLQAERQVKDAFENTVSPEILETQVAAVRLENSYAGQLGKWLEPLIRPLGFDWKIGIALITSFAAREVFVGTMSTLYSLGSSDSGETVLEKLQTELNPQTGHKVFTSPVAASLLIFYVFAMQCMSTMAIVRRETKSWKWPLLQFLYMTVLAYLGSLITYQILS; from the coding sequence ATGAACATTGCACTTATCGGCAATCCAAATGCCGGCAAATCCTCCGTTTTTAATCACCTAACCGGACTGCGCCAGAAAACCGGCAACTTCCCCGGAGTAACTGTGGATAAACATACGGGTAAGATTGTTCTTCCGGATGGCACCAAGGCTACCGTCATAGATTTCCCGGGAACGTATAGCCTTTATCCTAATTCTTCTGACGAACGCATAGTTGTAGAAACCCTATGTAATCCTCAGGATCTCCACTACCCGGATGTGGTAATTTATGTTGCCGATGCTACCCATCTTGAACGTCACCTGTTGCTCTGTTCGCAGCTCATTGATCTGCGGATCCCCGTAGTGCTTGCGTTAACGATGACTGATCTGGCATTGCGTAACACAGCAAAACTCAACAAAGAAAAGCTGGGAAAAAGCTTAGGCATCCCGGTTGTTATGGTCAATGGACGCACCGGCAGCGGCATACGGGATCTGATTGCAAACCTTCCGGACTTACGTTGCAGCGACAAACAATTTTATATTCCAAATGCGGCCGAGCAAGCTATAATACAGGCTATACAGCCCCTCACTGCCTCTGACAATCCCTACCTGAATTTGCTTATTGCGCATCATTACCGGCACCTGCATTTTATCTCGCCCGCTAAGAAAAAAGGCATTGAGCAAGCACTTGCACAATATACCTTTAACAGCATTGCCGCTCAGGTAAAAGAAACTATGGCACGCTATGACAAAATAACGGCTCTGCTGGATAAGGTATACTCCCTTCCTCCTGCTACCCATCCTACACCCACTGAAAGAATTGATCGTCTTTTGACACACAAGGTGCTGGGTAGCATCATTTTTCTTGGAATTCTCTTTCTGGTATTTCAGGCAATCTTCGCCTGGGCCAGTTATCCAATGGAGTGGATTGACGAAGGCTTCAGCAAATTAAGCATTGCAGCAGGCAATCATCTACCGCCAAGCTTTGCCAGCAGGCTCCTGGTGGATGGCATCATTCCCGGTATTGCAGGCATTTGCATCTTCATCCCGCAAATCATTATGCTGTTTTTGCTGATAGCCATTCTGGAAGATATTGGATACATGTCCAGAGCCATCTTTTTATCCGACAAGCTGATGAGAAAATTCGGATTAAACGGCAGGAGTATCGTGGCGCTGTTTTCGGGACTGGCCTGTGCGGTTCCGGCTATCATGGCTACCCGCACCATAACCAGTTATAAAGAAAGGTTGATTACCATTATGGTAACCCCTTTGATGAGCTGTTCGGCAAGGATACCCGTTTTTGTTATGCTCATAGCCCTGGTTGTACCTGCTGACGCCCTGATAGGACCTTTTAATGTGCAGGGATTAGTCATGTTAGGACTCTATCTCCTGGGAGCAACTGCAGCCCTGATGTCGGCCTGGATTATGCACAAAATATTAGCTACGGAAGAAGCCGGCTTTCTTGTCATGGAACTTCCCACCTATAAGGCGCCACACTGGAAAAACATCGCTCTTACAGTCTTTGAAAAAGTAAAAGTTTTTGTCACTGAAGCCGGCAAAATCATCATCGTTATTTCTGTTTTGCTCTGGTTTCTTGCCTCCTACGGACCCGGTGATGCCATGCTGCAGGCTGAACGACAGGTTAAAGACGCATTTGAAAATACCGTAAGTCCTGAAATACTGGAAACCCAAGTTGCCGCAGTCCGTCTGGAAAATTCTTATGCAGGCCAGCTGGGAAAGTGGCTGGAACCCCTCATTCGGCCGCTCGGCTTTGACTGGAAAATAGGTATTGCCCTCATCACATCTTTTGCCGCACGGGAAGTATTCGTGGGCACCATGTCTACCTTATATAGCCTGGGAAGCTCTGATAGCGGTGAAACAGTTCTGGAAAAGCTGCAAACAGAACTTAACCCACAAACAGGGCATAAGGTTTTCACATCTCCTGTAGCAGCTTCCCTGCTGATATTTTACGTCTTTGCCATGCAATGCATGAGTACTATGGCTATCGTAAGAAGGGAAACCAAATCATGGAAATGGCCTCTCCTCCAGTTTCTGTATATGACAGTGCTGGCCTACCTGGGCAGCCTGATTACTTATCAGATTCTATCCTGA
- a CDS encoding MexH family multidrug efflux RND transporter periplasmic adaptor subunit — protein sequence MLHETYNNALPLQSGIISEHFKIRTRIWLFLLLPYLITTSCKSDSAKPAKGETAHSGFTEVETFVAHPTEIDNIITTHGNILPAEEVELRSEIAGQVTGIFFKEGNQVSAGQLLVQIDDSELLPALEKLKIQLKVASDELDRKKALFEIQGISKEEYEAAELKVASLRADLQWTETQIEKSKITAPFSGRIGLRQVSPGAYVTVGQIIARLVQTDPVKIEFTVPEQYAHEMKNGTLVEFSLTGSDNKYQARVFATEPSLDRETRSLRVRALADNKDAHLLPGSFAELTITLEKIPDALMVPVLAVTQDIQGFKVFIMRNGIATTSIVKTGIQRGDFVQLISGIQPGDTVITTSLLSLREGVPVKPKPAKPLLKNTQ from the coding sequence ATGCTACATGAAACTTATAATAATGCACTCCCCTTGCAATCGGGGATTATATCGGAACACTTTAAAATTCGCACAAGGATATGGCTCTTTTTACTGCTGCCTTACCTCATAACTACTTCATGCAAATCGGATTCTGCTAAACCCGCAAAAGGAGAGACAGCTCACAGCGGCTTCACCGAGGTAGAAACTTTTGTTGCCCACCCCACTGAAATAGATAACATCATCACCACGCATGGTAACATTCTGCCTGCAGAGGAAGTAGAGTTGCGCAGCGAAATAGCCGGTCAGGTAACAGGAATATTTTTCAAAGAGGGCAATCAGGTTTCGGCAGGCCAGCTTCTGGTGCAGATTGATGACAGCGAATTGCTGCCGGCTCTGGAAAAGCTGAAAATACAGCTGAAAGTAGCTTCCGATGAACTTGACCGAAAAAAAGCACTTTTTGAAATACAAGGTATCAGCAAAGAAGAATATGAAGCTGCTGAACTGAAAGTTGCCTCGCTTCGTGCTGACCTCCAATGGACAGAAACACAAATAGAAAAATCCAAAATTACTGCTCCTTTCAGCGGGCGTATCGGATTGCGCCAGGTAAGTCCGGGGGCTTATGTTACCGTAGGGCAAATCATAGCACGACTGGTGCAAACTGATCCTGTGAAAATTGAATTCACCGTACCGGAACAATATGCACATGAAATGAAAAATGGCACATTGGTAGAGTTTAGCCTTACAGGCTCAGACAATAAATATCAGGCGCGTGTTTTTGCAACTGAACCCTCCCTTGACCGGGAAACACGCAGTCTGCGCGTCAGAGCCCTGGCTGACAATAAAGATGCCCATCTCCTTCCAGGCTCCTTTGCTGAACTCACCATAACACTGGAAAAAATACCCGATGCCCTGATGGTGCCAGTCCTTGCCGTAACCCAGGATATTCAGGGATTTAAAGTTTTTATTATGCGTAATGGCATAGCCACGACCAGCATTGTGAAAACCGGCATTCAGAGAGGTGATTTTGTTCAGCTTATTTCTGGCATACAACCCGGTGACACAGTTATCACAACATCTCTCCTCTCGCTGCGCGAGGGAGTGCCGGTAAAACCTAAACCTGCTAAACCGCTACTTAAAAACACGCAATGA
- a CDS encoding membrane protein, with translation MLTFEAAVQEMLENNFDIQIADNSKAIAHQLNNIGTAGFLPSLSGRAGYEQAYRNTEQVFFDGRQQGANNARSSTLTASVLLNWTLFDGMRMFATKSILEANEALSDYYLRAAVEEGVVLLGSLYFQIAQRSKLLELYRNTLLVSRERYQLALKRQQIGSGSRQDVLQALIDLHADSIQLMRTATDIADLKTELNLLLARDVTVPVETDLRIPIDTSLTLTVLLEAASKENTDLLVARENIRIAQHELRVARSYFYPEAGIYAGFDFAKSTSQVGVLQSNRSYGPGVGIFITYNLFNGLRDYKNLKVSKIRQENSLIAAAKASASVHAQILQHYQNYELAKKTLLLEQESEEKANENLQIALKKFELGNITSVEFRSIQLQALEAATRRINALYAIKMHELELSKLAGIMGL, from the coding sequence ATGCTCACATTTGAAGCTGCCGTTCAGGAAATGCTTGAAAATAATTTTGATATACAGATTGCCGATAATAGTAAAGCAATTGCCCACCAGCTGAACAATATCGGGACAGCAGGCTTTCTGCCAAGCCTAAGTGGACGGGCCGGTTACGAACAGGCATATCGCAATACGGAACAGGTTTTTTTTGACGGACGTCAGCAGGGTGCCAATAACGCCCGCAGCAGCACTTTGACCGCCTCCGTATTGCTTAACTGGACTCTCTTTGACGGTATGAGAATGTTTGCCACTAAAAGCATTCTGGAGGCCAATGAAGCCCTCTCGGATTATTACCTGCGGGCAGCGGTTGAAGAAGGTGTGGTGTTGCTGGGCTCTCTATATTTTCAGATTGCGCAGCGCAGCAAATTACTGGAGCTCTACCGTAATACCCTGCTGGTTTCCCGCGAGCGTTACCAGCTCGCTCTTAAACGACAGCAAATCGGAAGCGGCTCACGTCAGGACGTGTTACAAGCGCTTATTGACCTCCATGCAGACAGCATACAGCTCATGCGCACCGCAACCGATATTGCCGACCTCAAAACCGAGTTGAACCTGCTGCTGGCACGGGATGTCACCGTCCCTGTGGAGACAGACCTGCGGATTCCGATAGATACATCCCTCACGCTCACTGTTTTGCTGGAGGCTGCTTCCAAAGAAAACACAGACCTCCTCGTTGCAAGGGAAAATATCCGTATTGCTCAGCATGAACTGCGTGTCGCCAGGTCGTATTTTTATCCTGAAGCCGGTATTTACGCGGGTTTTGACTTTGCCAAATCTACCAGCCAGGTGGGAGTTCTGCAATCCAACCGGAGTTACGGGCCTGGAGTAGGAATTTTTATAACCTACAACCTATTCAACGGCCTGCGGGATTATAAGAATCTTAAAGTAAGTAAAATACGACAGGAGAATAGCCTGATTGCTGCCGCCAAAGCTTCGGCTTCTGTCCATGCCCAAATCCTGCAGCACTATCAGAATTATGAGTTGGCAAAGAAAACCTTACTTCTGGAGCAAGAAAGTGAAGAGAAAGCAAATGAAAACCTACAAATTGCGCTAAAGAAATTTGAACTTGGCAATATCACTTCGGTAGAATTTCGCTCTATTCAGCTTCAGGCCCTGGAAGCCGCAACCAGGCGTATCAATGCTCTCTACGCTATAAAGATGCACGAGCTGGAGCTCAGCAAGCTGGCCGGCATTATGGGCTTATGA